Proteins encoded within one genomic window of Brachybacterium sp. P6-10-X1:
- a CDS encoding cell division protein FtsQ/DivIB, whose amino-acid sequence MGRSSPAPSRAEATPPADPAPEGGGGRVVQAAGRFRELVAGRPWRRRRRAILATAAATALILLAALSAAIFLPALQLQQVAVSGLGYVEEDEVLAAVEPYRGDSVLLLGISDIAADVTAVPGVRDAEVDRSWPDGVRVSVTEAEPVGVLTRPDGSTAVVDAQGQELPEAAADGADLVPLTVDPGAADPEGAAVAMSEVLASMPADLRGSVQTVTASSRSDVRFALALEDGGARTVVWGDAADAELKAEVVQALLAEPGSEIDVSSPMAPVTR is encoded by the coding sequence GTGGGCCGCTCGAGCCCCGCCCCGTCGCGCGCCGAGGCCACGCCCCCGGCCGACCCTGCGCCGGAGGGGGGCGGCGGCCGCGTGGTCCAGGCCGCCGGCCGCTTCCGCGAACTGGTCGCCGGCCGCCCCTGGCGCCGCCGTCGCCGCGCGATCCTCGCGACCGCCGCCGCCACGGCGCTGATTCTCCTCGCCGCCCTCTCCGCGGCGATCTTCCTCCCGGCCCTCCAGCTCCAGCAGGTGGCCGTCTCGGGACTCGGCTACGTCGAGGAGGACGAGGTGCTCGCCGCGGTGGAGCCCTACCGCGGCGACAGCGTGCTGCTGCTGGGGATCTCCGACATCGCCGCGGACGTCACCGCGGTGCCCGGCGTCCGCGACGCCGAGGTGGACCGCTCCTGGCCCGACGGCGTCCGAGTGAGCGTCACCGAGGCAGAGCCCGTCGGGGTGCTGACACGGCCCGACGGCTCCACCGCCGTGGTCGACGCGCAGGGGCAGGAGCTGCCCGAGGCCGCGGCCGACGGGGCGGATCTGGTGCCGCTGACGGTCGACCCCGGCGCCGCGGATCCCGAAGGGGCGGCGGTCGCCATGAGCGAGGTGCTGGCGAGCATGCCCGCGGACCTGCGCGGCTCGGTGCAGACGGTGACCGCCTCGAGCAGGAGCGACGTCCGCTTCGCCCTCGCCCTCGAGGACGGCGGCGCCCGCACGGTCGTGTGGGGCGACGCCGCCGACGCCGAGCTGAAGGCCGAGGTGGTCCAGGCCCTGCTCGCCGAGCCCGGCTCGGAGATCGACGTCTCCTCCCCGATGGCCCCCGTGACCCGGTGA
- the ftsZ gene encoding cell division protein FtsZ, which yields MAGTQISLAVIKVVGVGGGGVNAVNRMIESGMKGVEFIAINTDAQALLMSDADVKLDVGKDITRGLGAGADPEVGKRAAEDHAEEIEEVIQGADMVFVTAGEGGGTGTGGAPVVAKIARSLGALTIGVVTRPFTFEGRRRSTQAESGIAGLQAEVDTLIVIPNDRLLSIADKQVSMLDAFKSADQVLLSGVQGITDLITTPGLINLDFADVKSVMQGAGSALMGIGSARGDDRALQAAELAVSSPLLEASIDGAYGVLLSIQGGSDLGLYEVSEAARLVQEAAHPDANIIFGSVIDDALGDEVRVTVIAAGFEGGGPAPRQDVSPQQRPAPRPEPTPAPRPAPAPAEQRPAGAGAGAAAAPGAWGLPQQTFSPSRQGQASAEPETEVMEPTEADQEQPAQGAPQQAQFPPQPAPRAPEPQPARPPRIEEPPSDDDDLDLPSFLK from the coding sequence GTGGCCGGAACCCAGATCTCCCTCGCAGTCATCAAGGTCGTCGGCGTCGGCGGCGGCGGTGTCAATGCTGTCAACCGCATGATCGAGTCCGGGATGAAGGGCGTCGAATTCATCGCGATCAACACCGATGCGCAGGCGCTGCTGATGTCCGACGCGGATGTCAAGCTCGACGTCGGCAAGGACATCACCCGGGGACTCGGGGCCGGCGCCGACCCCGAGGTCGGCAAGCGGGCCGCCGAGGACCACGCCGAGGAGATCGAAGAGGTGATCCAGGGCGCGGACATGGTCTTCGTCACCGCCGGCGAAGGCGGCGGCACCGGGACCGGCGGCGCCCCCGTGGTCGCCAAGATCGCCCGCAGCCTCGGCGCGCTGACCATCGGCGTGGTCACCCGCCCGTTCACCTTCGAGGGGCGTCGCCGCTCCACGCAGGCCGAGTCGGGCATCGCCGGCCTCCAGGCCGAGGTCGACACGCTCATCGTCATCCCCAACGACCGTCTGCTCTCCATCGCGGACAAGCAGGTCTCCATGCTCGACGCCTTCAAGAGCGCCGACCAGGTGCTGCTCTCCGGCGTCCAGGGCATCACGGACCTGATCACCACGCCCGGGCTGATCAACCTCGACTTCGCCGACGTGAAGTCCGTGATGCAGGGAGCCGGCAGCGCCTTGATGGGCATCGGCTCCGCCCGGGGTGACGACCGTGCCCTGCAGGCCGCCGAGCTCGCGGTCTCCAGCCCGCTGCTGGAGGCCTCGATCGACGGTGCCTACGGCGTGCTGCTGTCCATCCAGGGCGGCAGCGACCTGGGTCTGTACGAGGTCTCCGAGGCGGCCCGTCTGGTCCAGGAGGCCGCCCACCCGGACGCGAACATCATCTTCGGCTCCGTGATCGACGACGCTCTCGGCGACGAGGTGCGCGTCACGGTCATCGCCGCCGGCTTCGAGGGGGGCGGCCCGGCCCCGCGCCAGGACGTCAGCCCGCAGCAGCGTCCGGCCCCGCGCCCCGAGCCCACCCCGGCACCGCGTCCCGCTCCTGCCCCGGCGGAGCAGCGCCCCGCCGGGGCAGGCGCCGGTGCGGCCGCCGCCCCGGGCGCCTGGGGGCTGCCGCAGCAGACCTTCTCGCCGTCGCGCCAGGGTCAGGCCTCCGCCGAGCCGGAGACCGAGGTGATGGAGCCCACCGAGGCAGATCAGGAGCAGCCGGCCCAGGGCGCACCGCAGCAGGCGCAGTTCCCGCCGCAGCCGGCCCCGCGCGCCCCCGAGCCGCAGCCGGCGCGGCCCCCGCGGATCGAGGAGCCGCCGTCGGACGACGACGACCTCGACCTGCCGTCCTTCCTCAAGTGA
- the pgeF gene encoding peptidoglycan editing factor PgeF codes for MTSTLPARAPRLSGARALFTGRAGGVSTGDRAALNLARHVGDDPDAVERNRQRVAAAIGAPLVFVDQVHSAEVHVVAGPTGGHDAGEVPVVSADALVTRRADVALAIMVADCLPVLLADPVAGVVGAAHAGRAGLLDGVLEATISEMRALGSRPEDLTASIGPSICGACYEVPAAMREEAATRLPATRARTRWGIPALDLRAGAISVLRSAGVPPAAIDAEHPCTREDESLFSYRRQASTGRFAGVIRRT; via the coding sequence GTGACGAGCACTCTCCCGGCACGGGCCCCGCGACTGAGCGGGGCCCGTGCCCTGTTCACGGGGCGCGCCGGGGGAGTGAGCACCGGGGATCGCGCCGCGCTGAACCTCGCCCGTCACGTCGGGGACGACCCGGACGCCGTCGAGCGCAACCGGCAGCGGGTGGCCGCGGCGATCGGGGCGCCCCTGGTGTTCGTCGACCAGGTGCACTCCGCCGAGGTCCACGTCGTGGCCGGCCCCACCGGGGGCCACGACGCGGGAGAGGTCCCCGTCGTCTCGGCCGACGCCCTGGTCACCCGGCGCGCGGACGTGGCGCTGGCGATCATGGTCGCGGACTGCCTGCCGGTGCTGCTGGCCGACCCGGTCGCGGGAGTGGTCGGCGCCGCCCATGCCGGCCGTGCCGGGCTGCTGGACGGGGTGCTGGAGGCCACGATCTCCGAGATGCGCGCGCTGGGGTCCCGACCCGAGGACCTCACCGCCAGCATCGGCCCCTCCATCTGCGGGGCCTGCTACGAGGTCCCCGCGGCGATGCGCGAGGAGGCCGCCACCCGCCTGCCCGCCACCCGCGCCCGCACCCGCTGGGGCATCCCGGCCCTCGATCTGCGCGCCGGGGCGATCAGCGTGCTGCGGTCCGCCGGGGTCCCACCGGCCGCGATCGACGCCGAGCACCCCTGCACCCGCGAGGACGAGAGCCTGTTCTCGTACCGCCGACAGGCGAGCACCGGGCGGTTCGCCGGGGTGATCCGTCGGACCTGA
- a CDS encoding cell division protein SepF, giving the protein MGNWRNAMVALGLANEVDDEYYEDERLRQDEAAAPARRTERGPEPAPEREAQVTPIRQRSNVVSMAPAVEESMQRITTIHPRSYNDAKAIGESFRDGVPVIVNLSDMQDGDAKRMVDFCAGLIFGLRGTIERVTSKVFLLSPEFVQVDGDTSADEGSFYNQS; this is encoded by the coding sequence ATGGGCAACTGGCGCAACGCCATGGTCGCACTCGGCCTCGCCAACGAGGTCGACGACGAGTACTACGAGGACGAGCGGCTCCGTCAGGACGAGGCGGCCGCTCCTGCTCGCCGCACCGAGCGCGGCCCCGAGCCCGCTCCCGAACGGGAGGCCCAGGTGACCCCGATCCGACAGCGGTCGAACGTCGTGTCCATGGCCCCGGCAGTGGAGGAGTCGATGCAGCGCATCACCACGATCCATCCACGTTCCTACAACGACGCGAAGGCGATCGGCGAGTCCTTCCGTGACGGGGTCCCCGTCATCGTGAACCTCTCGGACATGCAGGACGGCGACGCCAAGCGCATGGTCGACTTCTGCGCCGGTCTGATCTTCGGTCTGCGCGGCACCATCGAGCGAGTCACCTCCAAGGTGTTCCTGCTCTCCCCGGAGTTCGTCCAGGTCGACGGAGACACCTCTGCCGACGAGGGCAGCTTCTACAACCAGAGCTGA
- a CDS encoding YggT family protein — protein sequence MQIVAGVLYLAVLLYLIVLIARLVLEWIQSFAREYRPSGLVLVLFEVVYTLTDPPVKGLRRIIPPLRLGAVVLDLSLMILLVVGWILLSVLSAFTF from the coding sequence GTGCAGATCGTCGCAGGGGTGCTGTACCTCGCAGTCCTGCTGTATCTGATCGTGCTCATCGCGCGCCTGGTCCTGGAGTGGATCCAGTCCTTCGCCCGCGAGTACCGCCCCAGCGGGCTCGTGCTGGTGCTGTTCGAGGTCGTCTACACGCTGACCGATCCGCCCGTGAAGGGACTGCGACGGATCATCCCCCCGCTGCGCCTGGGTGCCGTGGTCCTCGACCTGAGCCTCATGATCCTGCTCGTCGTGGGCTGGATCCTGCTGTCCGTGCTCTCCGCCTTCACCTTCTGA
- a CDS encoding DivIVA domain-containing protein, protein MALMPDDLLSKRFTPVRFSEGYDMDEVDNYLDNDILPRLQELIDENNRLTKELEEAHNRLAEVESAPAAAAPDEAEETASEEVIDETPVSTTSAVSTTPAQDEDVTAQQAAVDDVPAEEEPGAAPAVAPAVAESPDQSAAGIIALANRLHDEHVKNGEDERDRMITEANDEHKRIVGEAEEKSRTTLADLETKKAELDKTIEGLRNFERDYRNRLRNYLENQLRDLDTSETQDKQANFGL, encoded by the coding sequence ATGGCTCTGATGCCCGATGACCTGCTGTCCAAGCGGTTCACCCCGGTTCGGTTCTCCGAGGGCTATGACATGGACGAGGTGGACAACTACCTCGACAACGACATCCTGCCGCGCCTCCAAGAGCTGATCGACGAGAACAACCGACTGACCAAGGAGCTCGAGGAGGCGCACAACCGCCTCGCCGAGGTCGAGTCGGCGCCCGCCGCTGCCGCCCCGGACGAGGCGGAGGAGACCGCGTCGGAAGAGGTCATCGACGAGACCCCGGTCTCGACGACGTCCGCCGTCTCGACGACGCCCGCGCAGGACGAGGACGTCACGGCCCAGCAGGCCGCCGTCGACGACGTCCCGGCCGAGGAGGAGCCCGGCGCCGCCCCGGCCGTCGCTCCCGCCGTGGCAGAGAGCCCGGACCAGTCCGCAGCCGGCATCATCGCCCTGGCGAACCGTCTGCACGACGAGCACGTCAAGAACGGCGAGGACGAGCGCGACCGGATGATCACCGAGGCCAACGACGAGCACAAGCGCATCGTCGGCGAGGCGGAGGAGAAGTCCCGCACCACCTTGGCCGATCTCGAGACCAAGAAGGCCGAGCTCGACAAGACCATCGAGGGGCTGCGCAACTTCGAGCGCGACTACCGCAACCGGCTGCGCAACTACCTCGAGAACCAGCTGCGTGATCTCGACACCAGCGAGACGCAGGACAAGCAGGCGAACTTCGGTCTGTGA
- the lspA gene encoding signal peptidase II has translation MNPADPSSTSAGPTGSGARRRPGRLTVLGGMAAVGAVIAVADQLTKNWAEATLPLLDPQPFLGEFLQLTLLYNSGAAWGLGAEITPVVTGVQILIVLGVIVFALRAVRSLWYTLAFGLILGGALGNIHDRLLRPPGPFHGEVVDFLELPHWPVFNVADMAVVGGAILVVLLGIIGHAPDPVADAAERAAGAAATEQAQDGEQAQDGDAR, from the coding sequence GTGAACCCCGCTGATCCCTCCTCGACGAGCGCCGGGCCCACAGGGTCCGGCGCTCGTCGCCGTCCGGGCCGTCTCACCGTCCTCGGCGGCATGGCGGCCGTCGGCGCGGTGATCGCCGTCGCCGACCAGCTGACCAAGAACTGGGCCGAGGCGACCCTTCCGCTGCTGGACCCCCAGCCCTTCCTCGGCGAGTTCCTGCAGCTGACCCTGCTGTACAACTCGGGGGCGGCCTGGGGGCTGGGCGCGGAGATCACCCCGGTGGTCACCGGGGTGCAGATCCTGATCGTGCTCGGCGTGATCGTCTTCGCCCTGCGTGCCGTGCGCTCGCTCTGGTACACCCTGGCCTTCGGCCTGATCCTGGGCGGGGCGCTGGGCAACATCCACGACCGCCTGCTGCGTCCGCCCGGCCCGTTCCACGGCGAGGTCGTCGATTTCCTCGAGCTGCCGCACTGGCCCGTGTTCAACGTGGCCGACATGGCCGTCGTCGGCGGGGCGATCCTCGTCGTGCTGCTGGGGATCATCGGCCACGCGCCCGATCCCGTCGCGGACGCAGCCGAGCGGGCCGCGGGGGCCGCGGCGACGGAGCAGGCGCAGGACGGGGAGCAGGCGCAGGACGGAGACGCCCGGTGA
- a CDS encoding RluA family pseudouridine synthase — protein sequence MSTSRTLLVPDGLAGERVDVGISRMLGLSRTRAADLVMAGNVQVDGQMPARSTRLEPGATVDVQLPDERPAAEARPQIAAGMSLVHQDEDIVVIDKPVGVAAHPSAGWSGPTVLGHLAAAGVSIRTSGDPDRQGIVSRLDVGTSGLMVIARTERAYTTLKDAFRAREVGKVYHAVCQGTPDQPEGTIEAAIGRSPNHDYKFAVRRDGKHSVTHYETLEALHGATLLKVRLETGRTHQIRVHLAALHHPLVGDPLYGADPTLAARIGLIRQWLHAMELTFLHPATGREVTFTSQYPRDLGAALDALRD from the coding sequence GTGAGCACCTCCCGCACCCTCCTGGTCCCCGACGGGCTCGCCGGGGAGCGCGTGGACGTCGGCATCTCGAGGATGCTGGGACTGTCCCGCACCCGCGCCGCGGACCTCGTCATGGCCGGGAACGTACAGGTGGACGGCCAGATGCCGGCCCGCTCCACCCGTCTCGAGCCCGGTGCGACGGTCGACGTCCAGCTGCCCGACGAGCGGCCCGCCGCCGAGGCGCGGCCCCAGATCGCCGCGGGCATGAGCCTGGTCCACCAGGACGAGGACATCGTGGTGATCGACAAGCCCGTCGGCGTCGCCGCCCACCCCAGCGCCGGTTGGTCAGGGCCCACCGTGCTCGGCCACCTCGCCGCGGCCGGCGTCAGCATCCGCACCAGCGGCGACCCGGACCGCCAGGGCATCGTCAGCCGCCTGGACGTCGGCACCAGCGGGCTGATGGTCATCGCCCGCACCGAGCGCGCCTACACCACGCTGAAGGACGCCTTCCGCGCCCGGGAGGTCGGCAAGGTGTACCACGCCGTCTGCCAGGGCACCCCGGACCAGCCCGAGGGGACCATCGAGGCGGCGATCGGCCGCTCGCCGAACCACGACTACAAGTTCGCGGTGCGCCGGGACGGCAAGCACTCGGTGACCCACTACGAGACCCTCGAGGCCCTGCACGGCGCGACCCTGCTGAAGGTGCGCCTGGAGACCGGCCGCACCCACCAGATCCGCGTGCACCTGGCAGCCCTGCACCACCCGCTGGTCGGCGACCCGCTCTACGGCGCCGACCCCACCCTCGCCGCGCGCATCGGCCTGATCCGGCAGTGGCTGCACGCGATGGAGCTGACGTTCCTCCATCCCGCCACCGGGCGCGAGGTGACCTTCACCTCGCAGTACCCCCGAGACCTCGGGGCCGCGCTCGACGCGCTGCGCGACTGA